In Syntrophomonas wolfei subsp. wolfei str. Goettingen G311, a single window of DNA contains:
- a CDS encoding 2-oxoisovalerate:ferredoxin oxidoreductase subunit alpha, translated as MKTAQVIMDTGAHAAALAVKSARVDVVPGYPITPQTSIMEALAAMVENGELHARFIPVEGEHSSMAAAVAASAAGARVFTATSANGLLYMHEVLHMASGGRLPVVMCNVNRGIFAPWTLWADHQDSMAQRDTGWIQYHCSSNQEVFNTILQAFRVAEQINIPVMVNFDGFAISHCLMPLTLPSQEDIDRFLPPYEPEWRLDPAHPSSFSNVTNAPEYAPFRQMLSDDIMASIPLVKQAAQEYKDITGMWDGDTIDTYRLEDAEVVAFAINSMGAELRLSIDILRQQGIKAGLVRPRLYLPFPAEDIISALPQNAQVMVLDRNYNFGHPGGILAAELKSVLFGRRNDITVKNRVMGIGGIDLTRQFMAAEIRAMMDE; from the coding sequence ATGAAAACAGCACAAGTTATTATGGATACCGGTGCCCATGCCGCCGCGCTGGCCGTAAAAAGCGCCCGGGTGGATGTAGTACCCGGCTACCCTATCACCCCCCAGACCAGCATTATGGAAGCGCTGGCCGCCATGGTGGAAAATGGCGAACTGCACGCCCGTTTCATCCCGGTGGAAGGCGAACACAGCTCCATGGCTGCTGCCGTAGCCGCATCTGCTGCCGGCGCCCGCGTTTTTACCGCCACTTCAGCCAACGGCCTGTTGTATATGCACGAAGTTTTACATATGGCTTCCGGAGGACGTTTGCCGGTGGTAATGTGTAATGTTAACCGCGGTATTTTTGCCCCCTGGACCCTGTGGGCTGATCATCAGGACTCAATGGCTCAGCGTGATACCGGCTGGATTCAATATCACTGCTCCTCCAATCAGGAGGTGTTCAACACTATTTTGCAAGCCTTCCGCGTGGCCGAACAGATCAATATCCCGGTGATGGTCAACTTTGACGGCTTTGCTATTTCCCATTGTCTGATGCCCCTCACCCTGCCGTCACAGGAGGATATCGACCGTTTCTTGCCCCCGTATGAACCGGAATGGCGGCTGGACCCGGCTCATCCCTCTTCCTTCAGCAATGTGACCAATGCACCTGAATACGCACCCTTTCGCCAGATGCTGTCCGATGATATCATGGCATCCATCCCGCTGGTAAAGCAGGCAGCGCAGGAATACAAGGATATCACCGGCATGTGGGATGGTGACACCATCGACACCTATCGCTTGGAAGACGCCGAAGTAGTAGCCTTTGCCATCAACAGTATGGGAGCAGAATTAAGACTTTCTATCGATATCCTTCGCCAGCAGGGCATCAAAGCTGGCCTGGTCAGACCGCGCCTGTATCTGCCCTTCCCGGCCGAGGATATCATAAGTGCGCTGCCGCAAAATGCGCAGGTGATGGTACTGGATCGTAATTATAACTTTGGCCACCCCGGCGGTATTTTGGCTGCAGAGCTGAAAAGCGTGCTCTTTGGCCGCCGCAATGACATCACGGTTAAAAACCGGGTAATGGGCATTGGCGGCATAGACTTGACCCGCCAATTCATGGCCGCCGAGATTCGTGCCATGATGGATGAATAG
- a CDS encoding 4Fe-4S binding protein yields the protein MKSVTKAYRPISWPMKGAGGNTGSWRTHRPVVDTQICNKCQICWVYCPEAVIDRQEITIDYRYCKGCGVCAVECPTGAISMEMEE from the coding sequence ATGAAATCAGTAACGAAAGCCTACCGGCCCATTTCCTGGCCGATGAAAGGAGCCGGCGGTAACACCGGTTCCTGGCGAACGCATCGTCCGGTAGTTGACACTCAGATATGTAACAAGTGCCAGATTTGCTGGGTATATTGTCCGGAAGCGGTCATTGACCGCCAAGAAATTACTATTGATTACCGCTACTGCAAGGGCTGCGGCGTATGCGCCGTAGAATGCCCCACCGGCGCAATCAGCATGGAAATGGAGGAGTAG
- a CDS encoding 2-oxoacid:acceptor oxidoreductase family protein, whose protein sequence is MNNMLELRINGFGGQGSVTLAHLLAQAALENGEQGQALPFFGVERRGAPVRAAVRMSPSSIHAHSQCELPDYVVVMSEKLTKAAVSEGITEKGSVIINAPYAEAVEKYCTWQVDAEAIAREAELFSADGPIINIPLFGAVCRVLNIPQNIMEQTILNKWPGNNEARNLGAAGKAYNEVKLCPMLF, encoded by the coding sequence ATGAACAATATGTTAGAACTACGAATCAATGGCTTTGGCGGGCAGGGTTCCGTTACCCTGGCTCACTTGTTAGCGCAGGCTGCGCTGGAAAACGGTGAACAAGGGCAGGCCTTGCCTTTCTTTGGCGTAGAACGTCGCGGAGCGCCGGTACGGGCAGCAGTGCGTATGTCCCCCAGTAGTATCCACGCGCACAGTCAATGCGAACTGCCGGATTATGTAGTAGTAATGAGCGAAAAGCTTACCAAAGCGGCGGTCAGTGAAGGCATAACTGAGAAGGGCAGCGTGATCATCAATGCTCCCTACGCCGAAGCCGTGGAGAAATACTGCACCTGGCAGGTGGACGCCGAAGCTATCGCCCGCGAAGCCGAACTATTTTCGGCCGATGGCCCCATTATCAATATCCCGCTGTTTGGCGCGGTGTGCCGGGTGCTAAACATTCCGCAAAATATTATGGAACAAACCATCCTGAATAAATGGCCGGGCAATAACGAAGCGCGTAATCTGGGAGCTGCTGGCAAGGCTTATAACGAAGTGAAACTGTGTCCCATGCTTTTTTAA
- a CDS encoding IS1634 family transposase gives MRLSISKSKNSTSLYVIKSTYENGIHSSKVVESLGTVEELNKKLDGRDPIEWAKEYIAKLNEKEKLNKREVLVKYSPVKIIDKGQQRLFNGGYLFLQKIYHELKLDKMCWAIAKKYNFSYDLNSILSRLVYARVIYPSSKLSTYQLSSRFMEQPSFDLHQIYRALEIIAKEADSIQASLYSNSLAVSKRNTRVLYYDCTNYFFEIEQESGIKQYGYSKEHRPNPIVQMGLFMDGDGVPLAVYIGKGNTNEQLTLKPLEKKILSDFNCSKFIVCTDAGLASNSNRQFNNQGERAFITTQSIKKLKKHLKEWALSPEGWHLPDDSSIYSLDKIDEKKDLEKIFYKERWIVEDGLEQKLIVSFSLKYQNYQRKVRNAQIERARKVLDTNLGKLKKVNQNDYKRFIKKTSITPEGEVASKAVYEIDNSVIQKEEAFDGFYAVCTNLDGDTAALLTVNRRRWRIEECFRIMKSEFRARPVYLSRDDRITAHFITCFIALVVYRLLEKKLGEQYTCSEIVQGLRDMNFYEVKGEGFVPTYMRTDFTDSLHDAFGFRTDYQILTMRQMKNIFKATKS, from the coding sequence ATGCGGCTGTCAATTTCCAAGTCTAAGAACTCCACTTCCCTTTATGTCATTAAATCCACCTACGAAAACGGTATCCATTCTTCTAAAGTCGTTGAAAGTCTCGGCACGGTCGAGGAGCTTAATAAAAAGCTGGATGGCAGGGATCCTATCGAGTGGGCCAAGGAGTATATCGCAAAGCTTAACGAGAAGGAAAAGCTGAACAAACGCGAAGTCCTGGTCAAGTATTCCCCGGTCAAGATTATCGACAAAGGCCAGCAGCGCTTATTCAACGGCGGGTACCTTTTTTTGCAGAAGATATATCACGAACTGAAGCTTGATAAAATGTGCTGGGCTATCGCTAAGAAGTACAATTTCTCTTACGACCTGAATTCCATCCTATCCAGGCTTGTCTACGCGAGGGTTATCTACCCTTCCTCCAAGCTTTCTACCTACCAACTTTCATCAAGGTTCATGGAGCAGCCCTCGTTTGACCTCCACCAAATCTACCGTGCGTTGGAGATAATAGCCAAAGAGGCTGACTCTATTCAGGCGTCCCTTTATTCCAACAGCCTGGCAGTATCAAAGAGGAACACCCGGGTGCTGTACTACGACTGCACCAATTACTTCTTCGAAATAGAGCAGGAGTCAGGCATCAAGCAATACGGCTACTCCAAAGAGCATCGCCCCAACCCCATTGTCCAGATGGGGCTTTTCATGGATGGGGACGGGGTGCCCCTGGCTGTATATATCGGCAAAGGCAATACTAACGAGCAGCTGACTCTAAAGCCGCTGGAGAAGAAAATACTGTCTGACTTTAATTGCTCCAAGTTCATCGTCTGCACCGATGCCGGGCTCGCCTCCAATAGCAACCGGCAGTTCAACAACCAGGGCGAGCGAGCTTTTATCACTACGCAATCGATCAAGAAACTGAAGAAGCACCTAAAGGAATGGGCATTGAGCCCTGAGGGCTGGCACCTCCCGGACGACAGCTCCATATACAGTCTGGACAAGATTGATGAGAAAAAAGACCTGGAAAAGATTTTTTACAAGGAACGCTGGATTGTGGAGGATGGGCTGGAGCAGAAGCTTATTGTGTCTTTTTCGCTCAAGTACCAAAACTACCAGCGTAAGGTCAGGAACGCCCAAATTGAGCGTGCCCGCAAAGTCCTTGATACGAATTTGGGCAAGTTGAAGAAGGTGAACCAAAACGACTACAAGCGTTTTATCAAGAAAACCAGCATCACCCCAGAGGGGGAGGTCGCCAGCAAGGCGGTATATGAAATCGATAATTCTGTCATCCAGAAAGAGGAGGCTTTTGATGGCTTCTACGCGGTCTGCACCAACCTTGACGGCGACACCGCTGCCCTCCTTACGGTAAACAGGAGGCGTTGGCGGATCGAGGAATGCTTCAGAATCATGAAAAGCGAGTTTAGGGCTAGGCCGGTATACCTCAGCCGCGACGACAGGATAACGGCGCATTTCATTACATGTTTTATCGCGCTGGTGGTCTACCGACTCTTGGAGAAGAAGCTGGGCGAGCAGTACACGTGCAGCGAGATCGTTCAGGGGCTGCGGGACATGAATTTCTATGAGGTCAAGGGGGAGGGGTTCGTCCCCACCTATATGAGAACGGACTTCACCGACAGCCTTCATGATGCTTTTGGCTTCCGTACTGACTACCAGATACTCACCATGCGACAGATGAAAAATATTTTTAAAGCTACTAAGTCTTAG